In the bacterium genome, one interval contains:
- a CDS encoding isoprenylcysteine carboxylmethyltransferase family protein: MKIFTAIRALVFMSGFVGLWVWLALMFHRRYADFFSFNFHPVIVIAGWFIFAIGAVLGLACVASFVIYGEGTPAPFDAPRKFVAVGPYCYVRNPMYIGGFLALIGFGFIYESMAIVAFGLPWVLLAHIFVRVYEEPALRRQFGQEYEDYCGRVNRWIPRFHH, from the coding sequence ATGAAAATTTTTACGGCCATCCGGGCATTAGTTTTTATGAGCGGGTTTGTCGGATTATGGGTTTGGCTTGCACTCATGTTCCACCGCCGATACGCTGATTTTTTTTCATTTAATTTTCATCCTGTGATTGTTATTGCCGGTTGGTTTATTTTTGCAATAGGGGCCGTATTGGGTTTAGCTTGCGTGGCTTCTTTTGTGATCTATGGAGAAGGAACGCCGGCGCCTTTTGACGCGCCGAGAAAATTCGTAGCGGTAGGGCCGTACTGTTATGTAAGAAATCCAATGTATATCGGCGGTTTTTTGGCGCTGATTGGTTTCGGATTCATCTATGAGTCTATGGCAATCGTAGCCTTCGGATTGCCTTGGGTACTTTTAGCCCATATTTTTGTACGGGTATACGAAGAGCCGGCGCTTCGCAGGCAATTCGGTCAGGAGTATGAAGATTATTGCGGTCGGGTCAATCGATGGATTCCGCGTTTTCACCATTAA